cgatCAAGGGCTTAGGGGCCTAGCGCTTACgatatatttttctctttttggaatTTGTGGAAGTGAAAAAAATATCCCTCCAATCGTCATAGAATTATTGAGTTTCTGAACCTTGCAAGCTCTCTGCAATCCTAAATTCAAATTGGTATTCTTTGCGACAGGAGAGCCTCCTTTTATTCTCAGGTGGTAGGTGCTCTTTCTCCCTCTGCTTTCTGTGGTTATAGTGTTGCAAGTTTTCTTTTGTAGATGTCAATTGGTTATCTTTTTgcgtgtatgtgtgtgtgtgtgtttcggggggggggggggggtggggtgtaAAAGGAATGTGGGTAAGCAAGGAGGTGGATGCAGCAACAAGACACCCTCGAAAAATTAAAGGGGTTTGCAGTTGCCTTGGTATGAACTGGGCCACTTGGGTTCTTTGTTTAACGGCTTACAAACATGAAGGCGGATTATAGAAAAACCACTAGCCAACACCCAAATGTCTATAAGATTAGCTGAGGTTCCCCACGGCAGGGTGCTTCCTCTTACTTATTGATCGAGCTGATCAGAACTTCACAATCTGAATGTAACACCAAGTGTGACAGCCCCAGGCATTGACACAGCAACAAACCATCACGGACAGCTTCAGCTTCAAAGATACCTGGTTTAGATGAGTTCCAAAAGCTACTTTAGTTGCGAATATCAATCAGCACCTCTAATAACCACCATTCGGCTCTAcccaccttttcttttattccaagCACCATTTTATAAAAGACTTTAGGCAATAGAGGGCGAGAGTCAAATTCTGAGGCAGCCGTGTGATTTCTTTGAAGGGCAGGCTTCATAACTTTGGCATTTGCTCTGAGGAAACTGGAACATTGATTCAAAAACTTTAATACAACGATAATggtctcccttcttttcttcttttcttcttttcaagaTTTTCCTGTATAAAGAATTCCATCTCATGATAATTTTCAGATTGTGTGGCAATGCCCAGCATATTAGAAAACCAGCCTTTAAATTCAGTCAGGCCCTGTAATCTGAAATACCGAATAGAACTTGCCCGAGTAGCAGCCACATAATTGCATTTAAGCAAAGTAAAGCTTTGAATAAATATTCAAATTCCACATAACTTGATTACATAATTTGAGATTGAAATTTACTGATATTAATGACTAAAGAGAGGGAATTGTAAGTCATGTACCTATTTACAATGCTTTTCATGTTTGTGGAGCGTTATAATTCTCTGATTATGAGGGCATGTGATTTGTAGTTGGTTGGATATGTAGAGTTCAGATTGggaggcttttttttttttttttttggttttgcttTTTGTCCCAACGAATTGGAGCAGATACCTGATATACTGCATCTGTAAAACTTCATGGATTGGCTAAGTCATCTAGGTGATTTACTTAGTGTCTCCATGATCCAATAGAGGAATCTACATTTATGAATGTTGAGCATCCTGATCACTTGTGGTGTGAGTTCTTTGAACCAAAGGTAATCAATATTTTCCAACTATGTGATGATCAGATAAGTAATACACTTGGTCCAGGAAGTAATCCATAGAAGTCTAGTGAAGATTTTCACTTTATTGCTTCACAATTCATTTTTCAGCAGCAATTCCTGCAGGGGATTAAATTCTCAGCATGCAGTCtagtaaagaaacaaaaataccGAAGGGGGAAGCTCTTTATATGTTGTGTGCTCTATTTTCTTTTGAGCTGAAGTAAAGCATGTTTATGTagttattatttatatataagtCAGAACAGTGACAGATCTGGTCTATTTTCTTGCATGGATTAATTATGACTCAGTTGATGCTGGCAGTGTCTTGATTAAGTTGTGAATAATAGTCCCCTTTTCtcaattcttctttcttctttgaatCAATCTTCATTTTTCTGGTGATGATTCATGTTTTCCTTTGAGTTCCTAGTTCAGTTATTCTCGTCGGCATGTGTCATGATTCCGAAGTAGTAAGTTCCTTTAAtccattcaatttttattttctcccaaCGCCATGATCCCCAAACCACTAATGGTTGATAAAACAGAGCTTTCTCAATTTCTAGAGATTTGGTTTAATTTTGCGACACCTATGATGGTTTTATTCCGGAGGCGATGCAGCAAcagggaagaggagaagaagggaagttCCTTACGAATTGTAGGGTTAAGtttccatttatttttcttatttataagcCATAATTGAATCCTTAAGTTACTGGGGAAGCTGGTTGGGTTTTATCTTTTAGtttataatttaaattttaGAGTCATACCTTGATTATGACTGTTTCTTGAAACTGGTGACAGGTCAGGTTTATGCTATTTCAAGGTGTATTTGGAATTTCTAAGTAGGTTGGGATTGAGTTATGGTATGTTCCTTGGTCCAACAAATAGATGTAAATGCCTCTGGCCTATCCCATAATTTTTATGATTAATGAAAGCTCTGATTTAATAATTTTGACTACTGCGGACTCTGTAGCAACTTGGGTGGATTATTGAGGCCCTTTGTGGACTCTAAGGAGTCAGAAAGGTTGACTCCTTGCTTTCCCTTCTATTCTTGATGCCTTTTTCTTAATTCTCATTTCTAGTTTTGCAACTCCTTTGCTCAAATTCTAGTTTGCCTCTCAATTTGAGATCCAATTCATATGATATTGTGAAATCCTTTATGATCCATCATATGCTGAAGAAAAATTTTGCTTAGACAAGTTATACTGTTATAGCCGCTTCCAGAATAACAGAAGAGACATTAAAAGCTGACTTTTCATTTTGGTTTCAACATCAAAACTTACCATGTTGGATTGTCATTTATGGACAAATCGTAAGATAGCCAGCCAAccggtgattttttttttttactttttaactCACTGAGGTGAAAAGAATTCTTGATTTTATGACATTAAGGATCTATTTCTGTCCTACAATCTTGTATTTTAAGTGAATGAATAACTCAATTTTAATTTGTAGGAATCTTATATCATCTGTGTTTCTCTTTTGCAGCCAAATGTGGAACCTGATTGCGACAGCTAGAAAAGGTGATGCCCCAATGAATATTGTCtctcttttgagttttgaataaaCAATGGCTGCCAATGTCCCTCCGAATTACCAGAAACCATCCCTTCGCCTTCTTCTCTGTTGTCTTACAAAAAACCAGAAAGCAAAATGCTTCCCTCTCGACCTTCACATTACCAAATCCAAATTCCAGACAACATTCTGATTTGCCAGAAAGAACCCACTTGGTTCCCACCGATAACATAGCAACATCAACACCGTCCTCCGGGAAATCTTTAGTCTTCGATCAACATCGGTTAAGTGACGTTGTTTCAGCGAACAAGATTATCATGAACTACATCCGAGCAGGTGATTTGGACTCTGCACTCTGTGTATTCGAGAACATGACAATTAGAACAACGATTACTTGGAATTCCATGTTGGCTTCGTATTCTAAAACGCCTGGGAAATTGAAGGAGGCACGCCAATTGTTCGATCGCATTCCTCAACCAGATGTCGTCTCATTTAATACCATGTTAGCATGTTATTTTCGTAACTCTGATATTGAAACTGCTCGGATCTTTTTCAACATAATGCCAGTTAAAGACCCGGCATCATGGAACACGATGATCTCTGGTCTCTCGCAGAATGGGAAGATGAATGAAGCTCGTGAACTCTTTTTAGTTATGCCAGAGAAGAATATTGTCTCCTGGAGTGCCATTATTTCGGGTTATATTGAGGCTGGGTATTTGGAGTTGGCAGTGGAATTGTTTCAGCAAGCTCCTGTCAAGAGTGTGATTGCTTGGACAGCAATGATTACTGGGTTTATGAGGTCTGGGAAGATTGAATCAGCAGAGGAGTTATTTGCAGAGATGCCTGCAAGGAATTTGGTGACTTGGAATGCCATGATTGCTGGTTATGTTGAGAATTCTGACTCTGAGGGTGGCTTGAAGCTTTTCAGGAGGATGGTCGAGGAGGGAATCAAGCCAAATCCGTCTACCATCTGCAGTGTTTTGTTGGGTTGTAGTAACTTATCCGCATTGCAATTGGGTAAGCAGGTACATCAACTTATCCATAAATCACCACTGTATCTTCATACGACTGTTGGGACTTCATTCCTTAGTATGTATTGCAAATGTGGGGACTTAGAGGATGCGAAGAAGTTATTTACTGAGATGCCCCGTAAAGATGTTGTTTCATGGAATGCAATGATTTCTGGGTATGCCCAACATGGCTTTGGTGGGAAAGCAATTCAGTTGTTTGATGTGATGAAGGGTAAGGGAATCAAGCCAGATTGGATCACCTTTGTTGCAGTTTTGTCAGCCTGTAACCATGCAGGATTAGTAGATCTTGGAATCCAGTATTTCAATTCTATGGAAAGCTGCTATGGAATTGAAGCCAAGCTGGATCACTATACATGTATGGTTGATCTGCTTGGTCGAGCTGGTTTGCTAGACAAAGCCGTAGATTTGATAAAGAAAATGCCTTACAGTGCACATTCTGCCATATTTGGTACCCTTTTGGGCGCTTGTAGAATCCACAAGAACTTGGAATTGGCTGAATTTGCTGCCAAAAACCTGCTTGATCTTGATCCAACTAATGCCGCAGGTTACGTTCAACTTGCCAATGCCTATGCTGCTGTGAAAAAGTGGGATCATGTTGCAAGGGTTCGCCAATTAATGAAGGACAGTAAGGTTGTGAAGACACCTGGGTATAGTTGGATTGAGGTAGGAAGTGAAGTTCATGAGTTCAGATCGGGAGATAGAGTTCACCCAAAATTGGCTTCTATACATGAAAAATTAGATGAGCTGGAGAGGAGGATGAAGCTAGCAGGGTACGTGCCAGATCTTGATTCTGCTTTGCATGATGTAAGGGAGGAGCAAAAGGAGATGATATTGTCAAGGCACAGTGAAAAATTGGCAATTGCTTTCGGGCTGATGATTACACCTAGTGGCACTCAAATACGGGTATTCAAAAACCTTCGAGTCTGTGGGGATTGTCACACTGCCACCAAGTACATCTCTGAAATTGAAGGGAGGGAAATTATTGTTAGGGACACAGTGAGATTCCACTATTTTAGAAATGGGAGATGCTCCTGCGGTGACTATTGGTGACCATATGAGGTTTGAATGGAGAATCCTATGAATTAGCCAGAAGAGATGGTACCTGAAGATAAGGTGACATGCTTTGTGACTTCGTTCAATTTGTTCCTTTGCTTGGAGTCCACATTTCTTGTTTCCAGTATGGTggtttggataatttttttcttcttctttgaatgGTAAGAGTTAAATATTAACAAAAAAGCAACTTAATAAGGTCATTCCCTATGTATCTATCAGAAAATAAGGTCATCCCTATGTATTAAGTTGAGTTAAGCGCATTAATCTGTTCGGCAGGTCAGCCCATGACGGCGTGACCTAGAATTAGTTGTAACAAATATTTGTTTCCTTTAGTTCTAGTTTAGTAGTCTCTACATGAAATGATTTTGAACAATAAGTGGTGTTAGTACAGGTCTGTTTTCAATATTTCAACTCCCATCCAAAGTAAATAAATGTGGGAATAAAGTTCAATTATGCACATAATTGTCATGTATGTGGGGTGTTTTTTTGGCTGTCTCCTTTTAAAGTAAGTAACTTGTCATCTAATGGATGATTTCAcaaataagaaaatgaaaaaacagaaCCCTCATCATCCAAGCTAGCTAGTTTATGCATTGTTGCCCacggaaaggggggggggtgttagaGGAATATGGGAAGACGGAAGGTAGAGTTACCTTTGAAAACAGTTATGTAGTTTCTTGTATAGTATTTTTGACTTTGTTCATATAACTTTGTGTGAACTCCTTGTTCCCTATTTTTTATCTAATTATTTGGAAAAATCCCATGACTTTTCAACATTTTACTTCTAACCTGTATGAtctttattggatttttttttcattatcttTGCGCCTTAATGGAATTAGGGCATGTCATTGGTCCAAAGCTGGTAGAACTGTGGTTCAACTAACCTACATTTGTTGAGCAATTGAACAATCACTTTGTCCAAGTCATTcgttttctcttgttttttttttttttttgggtgaataaataattcattaccaaaaccccaaaaccgggggggggggggactataAACAGTTCCTGGCCCTAAGAGGAAGGGACATGAGACTGGATCAGGGAAGCAGGTAAAACCGAGGAGAAAACAATATacttgttccttggggaatcaacaACAGAACGATGAGGCAACAAGTGAAGTTTTGAGCTAACATCAAAGTAggtggctttccaaatcaagtcaaaagaatGGGAGTTGGAGATCCATCTTCGAAGATTCcactccatccagatgtgggtggtggtggcaccaaacacaagcttgcctaCAGTATCACAAATAGAGCTACCTGAGAAGGTCATGTCCATCCAAAGCCACTCCCTAAAGAAGGGGAGGATTCTTCTGTGACTAGGTCAGCATCTATCCAAGGCCTCTTTCCAAACTTAGGCTGCGAAGGGACAAGATAACAAAATATGATCAATGTCCTCCTGAACATTCCAACAGAGAACACTAGAGGGGGGAACAAGCATCTGTCTGTGGAGGAGGAACGACTTGGTGGGAAGGCAATGGGTAAGAGCTCTCCAAATTGTGATACTGTGTCGGGAAATATGACCCTTGAACTAGAGTACTAGACAAACTTACGCCAAAGGATAATGGGGACATGAATTCTAGCAAAGTCCCAAGTTGAGAAGGATCTAAAGCAGCCATTGGAGGAGGAGAGCCAGGAAACAGTGTCGGATAAGGAGGCAGGGTTAGCCGGAAACGGGGAGGTGGAGGGAAACAGTGTCTGACAGTTCTTGCTGAGTTTTCTGGTTTTGATTTCCTGTTGGCTGAACAAGAGGGATCCGTTGTCATTCGTTTTATGTCTGATTAAGAAGCACTGGTTTTGATCGAAAAAGAGGAAGTGGGTGTGGTTTCAGAGATCATAATGGTGGGCCATCAAGCCTCTGAAGTTAATATCTGTTCAAAAGATATAAACTACCAAGATGGGAATTAGGACAACCTAAACACAGACATGAAAAGCAGATCCTCCTGAATGAAATTTCGTTCATATAATTTAAATtatagagagagatgagagattgGAACAGTGGGGAAAAACTGAAGTGAATTAAGAACATCAATGATGTGGGCGTTAAGATGAGAAGCATCGAAATTGGAACTTGGATCGGCTACAACAATCTTAGATTTCTTGGGCTTCTTCTGCTTATACTACTTAGCCTCAGCAGTCCCATTATCATCTCCATCATCATAAAAAAATGTGTGTTTGATCTGGGAACAACTGCAACAGCAGCAGCCACAACGGCCTTTTGAGGGGATTTGCAGGGGAGGGAGGGATAGGAGTGGTGAGAGTGAgagcaggaggaggagggggataGTTGGCAGAGGGGGTAGAGGAGGATGCGGCATTTGCAAGGTGGGTGGGGTGGAACACAGAGTGGGGTAGGGAAgggtgagggtgggggtgggatTTGCAGGGTGGATGGGGTGGATGCAGAGGGGGTAGGGGAGGGTGAGGGAGGTGATCATGGGTTTGCAGCAGGGGTGGGTGGGGTGTTTGCTGTAttccgaggaggaggaggaggaggagaatgaAAACCGGTTAATAGGAGGGGTAATTTGGGCATTTCAAAATAgcaggggagaagaagaggtaagAGTTCACTTTTTCAGGGGATTCGGAGGTGGAACTTTTGACAAGGAAATTTTAGTAAATAAAATGTAAGTTCAGGGGAGAGAAAATTTCCCTAGATTTTATTACCATTATGATATGGACATGTTTCTCTGTTTACAATTGTGTGATCTCATGAATTACATATGGTCAAAACCATAGTCATTAGTTGATTCATTGGTTAAATTCCCTTTCTGATTTGGTTATTTAGCTCGTTAAAAGCGAATGGCATTATACATCATATATGATGGTGCCAAGGTAGTTCCTTTTTCTTGATGATGGATTCTGTGATTGTTTCCTCCTGGTCCTGATcatctttattattttcttttttgtactGGCTTTATATGTTGCTAGTCTATAAAAAGTCCTCCAAACATTTCTAGAATACCATCTCTGTTCCTAGAATGCCTTTCATGTTGGACTTACTGCTATTATTATTTGACATGTGAATGTAGGATCAATGTCAATGTCACTGAATTCCTAAAGCCTTCTGAAGGTGTGAGTAGTGTTACAGTCCAGGACAATTagggtctttttttttgggtggtggtggAAAGGGGGTTGGTTTAAGAGGAGGATTTAGTGTCGGCAGTATGACAAACAATGTGGTTGCTCCTCCTTCAATTGAAGATCCTGGGCTGTTCCCAACCTTAGGTGCCAGGTGAGATTTTATCATTCATCTTCCGACAACCTTTCTTTGGTTTATCCtttgtttttgcattttttttttttggaccttGAGATGTATGAGAGTGGCAGAATATATGTGAACAGGAATAATGAGTTTTCCTGTGCCAAAAGATCTCTTGGCGGCTGTTTTTAAATGTTGGGAATGCATTCTCTGTGTCCGGAAGCATGGTCCCTGCGCCAGCGTGGAGAAGATTCAGGTGTTGCAAGTGGTGAGTAACTCTGAGGGATTGGCGTTCCTTATTCCCAAAATCTGAGGCTGTTGAGGGTGTAGTGAGATCGAGGTTGTACTCGATCTCGtcgtttttaagttagttttaagGAGTCCAAACTTTTGTAGGTTTGATCTCTCATGCTATCATCAATCTTCTCAAAACTCAATCCAATCTTGTTGACATGTATGTATTCATAGAACTGTATGACCTGAAAAATTAAGTTTAAGTTGATGCAGGAGAACCTCAACCTTCTGATCATAATTGGACTGTTCAGATGAACATCGAGCTTAATTAACTTAACATTCATATAATTCCATAAATAATAATAGAAGTAAAGAAACAACAACATGTTTATCctcgagaggaagaagagaagacatTACAGGAACAAGAACAACTACAGAAAATTATGAAGATGGATGGATctgctgttgtgtgtgtgtgtgagagagagagagaaggtttcTAATTAAGGACATTTAGGGCCTCCTTTCTTGGTCTTCCAGTTGTTATAACAAGGACAAACTTGTTTGTTACCATTAGTACCAGGAGGAACACATCTACACGTGTAGCAACACTTCTGGCAGTAGAACATGCATGGCTTCTTGTAGGCAGTCTTTGAACATCTGTATTGGCATGCATTTGGGCACTCTGCAACAAAAAAACTCATTACAATCACACATCTAAATCACaaccctttctttctttcagcaTTCTTAAATATATAATTAGAGAAGTAGTTCTTTTTCTGGGAGCGCAGCCTCTGCCAGCActctttgtgtctatctctctctctcttccctcaaaCAAAAGGTAGAAATATCTTTTCattggaggaggagagagataagacTCCTGGGAGCACTAGTGTAAGCCAAGCTACTAtgttcaaaacccaaaaatgttttttgaattttattagAGTTCTATTGGGCTCAGGCTCAGCCTCAGCCTCAGCCCTAGGTCCATGCAGTTTTCACAGGTATTACTAGAAAATGTGGTAAATTCCTAATCATAGTAAGTTTCCAGATTATTCATGAATAAATGGCATAAGATGTAAAAAGTATAAGAGATGGTAGAGGGTTCCCATGCTGCCAAGTGTGGGGGAGTCTCCCACTCTGCACCAATGGTATTGTAGAGAACAACGGTATCATTTACATGGGGTCCACATGAACAGGGGAGGACAgaaaaagtaacaaaaaaaaaaacccatgtgagaggggacacaCAAGATGGAGTTTAAGGGCacatagtattttttttttaattttttatgccAAGTGGGCTCACCACACTATGGTGGCCTGGAGAAAGAGTGGGCGCCTAGTGGGTTCAAGGGGTAGGGGTAGCTAGATAGTGGTGCATGGCAAGCACCAGTGCACTTGTGAGAATTTGATCAAGTGACCAAACCTCGGGTATGCCTTCAACTAGACAATGCCAAACCGCTAGGCCAAGGCCCAGGTGTGCAAGGTCACATAGTATCAACTGATCAGGATTGATAAGAAGAGCTGAGATCAAGATTCAGCTGAGATCAAGATTCAGCTCACTAGTATCTTAATCATGAAGATTGAGAATTAACTGATCATGTGCACTTCGGCTCCTCTCCTGCGAGCCCAGCGCCTAGAGGGCCTcctgtgaggcatccaacggGCGCGCTGGTCCCCATGCAGGAACACATCCCTGTTCGTCCAGTAACCCAGagccattggatgcctcacCGCACATCCTCTTGGCACTGGGGTCGCaggagaggagcccgatccGTGCACTATATCATGACAAATAGTAGAAATCTATGAGGTCAGAGTCAGATCCCACTCACAGTGGATCCCACTTTGTAAACCCCTCAAGCTAACATAATCTAACAAGTATCGAAATCTGGTTTATAAACTattctgtttctattttttttaaaacagaaaggatcagaacaaaacagaaaatccTAGCCAGCCATCCATTGGATTCAGAGGTCCCACATATTGAAGCCTAGCATTCTCTACCAGCCACTTGAATGATTCAGATGTTGAGTTTCTGAGCATGaagaagaaacccaagatccaaaaataggaaaataaaaaaatctagagatctagagagagagagagatcttcttcttcataccTGCTTGTGTGAGACCTGAGTGCTTGTGCTTATGCTGCAACCATCAGAACAAAAATCAGTAAAGAGAAACAACCAAAGAAGACAAGAAATCATAATTAATATCTCTAACAGcaattttggttttctttaatTACCTTTGTTGCAGTAGCCAGACTAGTCTTAAACATCCACTCTGACTCAAcctataaaacaaaaataataaatgtgaaaaaaaagaagaaaagaacagaaagagCAGATTTAAGAAGGAAATGCTGATTCTCATGAAGAGCCTTACTTGGGTTGAAGCTGCAATCCCTTCGAAACAAATGAagaggaagagatggagaagaagaagagaagtaagAACAGATCTCTCCATCTTTAACTGTAACTAACTGAAAGCTAAGAAGAGCTTTGAGAACTGAGCAAATACTAACTGGAACTGAGGATCCtatttataattatataattaatAGACGAAGAAACAGTTACATTGAAAGTCTCCCCTCATCCCCGAACCGATACCAATAATATGACACCGACACTTactttgattttaattttctttttctgtgcCACTTAGCATTTATTAATGTGCCATGTGGTGTGAAGGCGCCCTCACTCACACCGTACGGTCCTTACGGTGCCTGTTTGGGACGTAAAATTCAAAGTGACattaaatagatttttttgaTTCTAAGTGGGGAAATGATGGAAATTTCCAAGGTTTCAGTTGGCTTAAATTATAAATAAGCACATGGGACAATATGGGTTGGAACTGGACCAAGTTGACTATTACATAACCGAATTCAACCAGGATGAAAAGGGTTGGTTCTGGACCAAGGCCCTAATAATGGCATAAAATGTGTGGAGCAGATTGGATGAGACCCAAACTTTATGgatatgtaatctttttttttttgtaggtacCTAATCTGTCATATTCTATTGGGGTAGGAAGATTAGAACCTGCAGACACCCGAGACCTCTTAATAGGGTGAATTTTTACGCTTCACACTCTATCATCAACTACGTCAGGTAGTTGTTCTCGGGCTCAATGTCCCTTGCTTGTATGGATGGCTAGTTTCATCTTGaacaaaattcacaaaaatggtaaaataaaattttgaaaatttaggTATTATGAGAAGGTACATGGACATATGAAAAATATACCGTTATATAGACATATATAGGAAAGTATGCATTTGATTAAATTTGAGTTTATTTTTTGGCGCGCAGCCTCAGATCTTACCAATCTACCTAAGTTATAAAGGGTTGTATTGAGGTCAATCCCCCAAGAGACCATAATAGGAaaatgggtaaaaaaaaaagaagctaccTAATCGTGTGGCTTTGCACAAAATTACCACTCTACTCtccgtaaaaaaaaaataaaaaattcatctaTGTTGATGTTCCTCTGTgagctctcattggcccttccaCTGGTCCTAAGGCTACACAACCAGGCcgcaatctcttgccctaagCAAATATTCTAAATTTTAACCTCATCTAAAAACCAGACCATATTAATTCAGCCAGCCTGGTTCAACATCATTAATGATGCATTATTTTAGCTGTAAAATCATCTTCAAAAGCACAAAGGCATTAAAGAATTGGGCTTTCCTTTGCAACTAGCATCACGGGATCTGCACATGGCACCATGGATGGTGGAAGATAATGGAAAATATATCCCTTTTCTGgaaaatttctagggtttctttAGTTTGGGAGaatgacaaaaagaaaagaaaacgtACAAGGAAGGATGACAGCATTCACATGGCATTGATGGCAAGAGTGGGTGTTGTATGAACTTGATAAGAAATGTCGTGTGGGAAGGAGGCATTAGGGTTTAGTGGGTGGGCCTCTATTTAATGTGTAAAAGATTCAACCCGACCTGCCTACCCATTTCGTTTTGGGGTGGAGTACAGGGTAGGCCTGGCCACTGGTGTCGA
The sequence above is a segment of the Telopea speciosissima isolate NSW1024214 ecotype Mountain lineage chromosome 7, Tspe_v1, whole genome shotgun sequence genome. Coding sequences within it:
- the LOC122669281 gene encoding protein GAST1-like, yielding MFKTSLATATKHKHKHSGLTQAECPNACQYRCSKTAYKKPCMFYCQKCCYTCRCVPPGTNGNKQVCPCYNNWKTKKGGPKCP
- the LOC122669458 gene encoding pentatricopeptide repeat-containing protein At4g16835, mitochondrial produces the protein MSLRITRNHPFAFFSVVLQKTRKQNASLSTFTLPNPNSRQHSDLPERTHLVPTDNIATSTPSSGKSLVFDQHRLSDVVSANKIIMNYIRAGDLDSALCVFENMTIRTTITWNSMLASYSKTPGKLKEARQLFDRIPQPDVVSFNTMLACYFRNSDIETARIFFNIMPVKDPASWNTMISGLSQNGKMNEARELFLVMPEKNIVSWSAIISGYIEAGYLELAVELFQQAPVKSVIAWTAMITGFMRSGKIESAEELFAEMPARNLVTWNAMIAGYVENSDSEGGLKLFRRMVEEGIKPNPSTICSVLLGCSNLSALQLGKQVHQLIHKSPLYLHTTVGTSFLSMYCKCGDLEDAKKLFTEMPRKDVVSWNAMISGYAQHGFGGKAIQLFDVMKGKGIKPDWITFVAVLSACNHAGLVDLGIQYFNSMESCYGIEAKLDHYTCMVDLLGRAGLLDKAVDLIKKMPYSAHSAIFGTLLGACRIHKNLELAEFAAKNLLDLDPTNAAGYVQLANAYAAVKKWDHVARVRQLMKDSKVVKTPGYSWIEVGSEVHEFRSGDRVHPKLASIHEKLDELERRMKLAGYVPDLDSALHDVREEQKEMILSRHSEKLAIAFGLMITPSGTQIRVFKNLRVCGDCHTATKYISEIEGREIIVRDTVRFHYFRNGRCSCGDYW